A window of Rattus norvegicus strain BN/NHsdMcwi chromosome 14, GRCr8, whole genome shotgun sequence contains these coding sequences:
- the Psapl1 gene encoding proactivator polypeptide-like 1 precursor, whose amino-acid sequence MNIMLCVLILWSGLLGATKASPISVPHECAKGSEVWCQDLQAAARCRAVRHCQSAVWSKPTVKSLPCSVCQDVAAAASNGVNPDAKESDILASVMKTCEWLPSQESSAKCKWMVDNHSAAVLVMLRGAPGTALASVCTALTLCEPLQRHLAVATSERPLTQEDANEVMAPFLSNGALTFHPSQMPVGAVCHDCVQLISRLQSALESNLTLAEVTVQNQCQSMGPGLAALCENYVHWQFVPAKQALQTLPPQEVCRKGGFCEEQRESAHWLAQVAAVDGVPSLEMELPKKNELQMQLGLTCDVCLNVVQELDKWLETNSTEALISHALERVCSIMPESLVQQCITLVDTYGPNLVQLVSKVTPEKVCETIRLCGSKRQARSISRVATTTPPLLMDEENQGSFCQGCKRLLGVSSQNLDRKSTKRDILNAFKGGCRILPLPYVLQCNRFVAEYEPVLIESLRFMMNPTDLCKKMGACHGPKVPLLGTDQCVMGPRFWCKSPEAAEMCDALEHCQRLVWKKPISRTNEQP is encoded by the coding sequence ATGAACATTATGCTGTGTGTTCTGATTCTCTGGTCCGGTCTCCTGGGGGCCACCAAGGCCAGCCCCATCTCGGTCCCCCACGAGTGTGCCAAGGGTTCGGAGGTATGGTGTCAGGACCTGCAGGCAGCTGCAAGGTGTCGGGCCGTGAGGCACTGCCAGAGTGCTGTCTGGAGCAAGCCTACAGTCAAGTCCCTGCCCTGCAGTGTGTGCCAGGATGTAGCCGCCGCTGCTAGTAATGGGGTGAACCCGGATGCTAAAGAGTCGGACATTTTGGCATCGGTAATGAAGACCTGTGAGTGGCTTCCAAGCCAGGAGTCTTCAGCTAAGTGCAAGTGGATGGTGGACAACCACAGTGCAGCTGTCCTGGTCATGCTCCGTGGAGCTCCGGGCACTGCCCTGGCTTCGGTATGCACTGCGCTCACACTCTGTGAACCGCTACAGAGGCACCTAGCTGTGGCCACCTCGGAGAGACCGCTCACCCAGGAGGATGCAAATGAGGTGATGGCCCCCTTCTTATCCAATGGGGCCCTGACCTTCCACCCATCACAGATGCCTGTGGGTGCTGTGTGTCATGACTGCGTCCAGCTGATCTCCCGGCTGCAGAGTGCTCTAGAGTCAAACTTGACCTTGGCAGAGGTAACTGTCCAGAATCAGTGTCAGTCCATGGGGCCTGGCCTAGCTGCCCTCTGCGAGAACTATGTCCACTGGCAATTTGTCCCTGCTAAACAAGCACTGCAGACTCTCCCCCCACAGGAGGTCTGCAGGAAGGGGGGCTTCTGCGAGGAGCAGAGAGAGTCTGCCCACTGGCTGGCTCAAGTGGCCGCTGTGGACGGAGTCCCCTCCCTAGAGATGGAGCTGCCGAAGAAGAACGAGTTGCAGATGCAGTTGGGCCTGACATGCGATGTGTGCTTGAACGTGGTCCAGGAGCTGGACAAGTGGCTTGAGACCAACAGCACAGAAGCCCTCATCAGCCACGCCCTGGAGCGTGTGTGCTCCATAATGCCAGAGTCTCTAGTCCAACAGTGCATCACCCTGGTGGACACCTATGGCCCCAACTTGGTGCAGCTCGTGTCCAAAGTCACCCCAGAGAAAGTGTGTGAGACCATCAGGCTGTGTGGAAGCAAAAGGCAGGCCAggtccatctccagggttgcgaCAACCACACCACCCCTGCTGATGGATGAGGAAAACCAGGGCAGCTTCTGCCAAGGGTGCAAAAGGCTTCTGGGCGTGTCTTCCCAGAATCTAGACCGCAAGAGCACCAAGCGGGACATCCTGAATGCCTTCAAAGGTGGCTGCCGGATCTTGCCGTTGCCTTACGTGCTGCAGTGCAACCGTTTTGTAGCTGAGTATGAGCCTGTGCTCATAGAGAGCCTCAGGTTCATGATGAACCCCACGGACCTATGCAAGAAGATGGGGGCCTGCCACGGCCCCAAGGTTCCACTTCTAGGCACAGACCAGTGCGTCATGGGCCCCCGCTTCTGGTGCAAGAGCCCAGAGGCCGCCGAGATGTGTGATGCCCTGGAGCACTGCCAGCGCCTTGTGTGGAAAAAGCCCATCTCCAGAACCAATGAGCAGCCATGA